One genomic window of Lagenorhynchus albirostris chromosome 17, mLagAlb1.1, whole genome shotgun sequence includes the following:
- the ERICH5 gene encoding glutamate-rich protein 5, which yields MGCSSSALNKAGDGIRPRSEESESCFVQPKPRTPGRESTLYGKVQNESLPRLEKLKISSVSTANGVKSLHEQPLAKEAADPPGSTEETQPLKGLKESGSPQPGGKDDTPGAGEKKKDVEAVTEAQPFKGNAETEALGAEAKSQPLRTAGERDSPGAVEGTENPQAAGEMTLLGTAEKIPPLEAARELQSQEAMGTDEQSQLPVTVPKETESPEILEGSQLVETAEKQQLQETLGEDDQSQLLEMIPRENGTPEVSDRSQLMETAVKDDSLHKTPEGPGNMEQIQPERIVGNMEHPAEILETGANVETVRNIHANEEDQHVEGETGEKVETDVEKEKVSEGAETKEEETGEAVGLSAAPYIGMVMEG from the exons AAGAAAGTGAGTCCTGCTTTGTCCAACCAAAACCACGTACACCGGGAAGAGAATCTACTTTGTATGGCAAGGTACAAAACGAAAGCCTTCCTCGACTAGAAAAGCTCAAGATTTCATCTGTGTCTACAGCTAATGGTGTTAAATCCCTCCATGAACAGCCCCTGGCAAAGGAGGCTGCAGACCCACCAGGATCCACAGAGGAAACTCAGCCTCTTAAGGGACTGAAGGAGTCTGGGTCACCTCAGCCAGGTGGCAAAGATGATACTCCAGGagcaggagaaaagaagaaagacgtGGAAGCAGTGACAGAGGCTCAGCCTTTTAAAGGAAACGCTGAGACCGAAGCTTTAGGAGCAGAAGCTAAGAGTCAACCTTTGAGGACAGCGGGAGAGAGGGACTCTCCTGGAGCAGTGGAAGGTACTGAGAATCCACAAGCTGCCGGAGAGATGACACTCCTAGGAACAGCTGAGAAAATTCCACCTCTGGAAGCAGCTAGAGAGCTACAATCTCAAGAAGCTATGGGGACAGATGAACAGTCCCAACTCCCAGTAACAGTTCCCAAGGAGACGGAATCTCCAGAAATATTGGAAGGAAGTCAGCTTGTGGAAACAGCTGAAAAGCAGCAACTTCAAGAAACACTGGGAGAAGATGACCAGTCCCAACTTCTAGAGATGATTCCCAGAGAGAATGGAACACCAGAAGTATCAGACAGAAGCCAGCTTATGGAAACAGCTGTCAAGGATGATTCGCTCCATAAAACTCCTGAAGGTCCAGGAAACATGGAGCAGATCCAACCTGAAAGAATAGTTGGAAACATGGAACATCCAGCAGAAATTCTAGAGACAGGGGCAAATGTGGAAACGGTCAGGAATATTCATGCTAACGAAGAGGACCAACACGTTGAAG GTGAAACAGGAGAAAAGGTTGAAACAGACgtggagaaagagaaagtaagtgaAGGGGctgaaacaaaagaagaagaaacggGAGAAGCTGTGGGTCTTTCAGCAGCCCCGTATATAGGTATGGTGATGGAAGGGTGA